The DNA region CCAGAGCATCAGTGATCATCTTCCGCTGCACGGCGTTCGACCCACATACCTCCCGTTCGGCCGTGGCGGAGGCGCCGTAGCTGTACCAGGCGTGTTCTCCGACCCGGGCCCGCAGCTCGCAGCACTCCAGATGCGGGCCACCGCCGTCGACCCGATGCGTAGGGCGAAGGTGCCAGAGTGCTTCAGGTGGTCCACCAATGGGTCGAGCCAGCCGGCCAGATCATCCGAGGCCCAGTCGATCACCGGCCCTTCGGGCAGGTACGCCAGCGATGTCTTGAACCCGGGCAGCCGCCACCGCAGGTTGGGTCGCGTTGGACGAGGCGTGATCGCTCACCGTGATGGCACGTACCCGAAAAGCCACAGCCGCTCCTACCTGTCGTCCATCGGTCGACCTACCAGCACATCGTGGGGTCCGGACGCGAGCGCGGCGGCGACCTTGTCGAGGCGCGCCCCGCGGGAGGCCTTGACGAGCACCACATCGCCGGCAGTGAGCCGACCGCGCAGCCACTCGACGGCCGCGGCGTTGTCGGCCAGCGCCACCGCCCGCTCTCCGGCACCGTCGGCGAGCGGCCGGGTGCCGACCGCGACCACCACGTCGGCCCGGGAGGCGGCGTACTCCCCGATGGCGCGGTGCTCGGCCTCGTTGTCGTCGCCGAGTTCGAGCATTTCGCCGAGGACGGCGATGCGGCGCCCGCCCTCGATTGCCGCCAGCGCGTCCAGGGCGGCGCGGGTCGAGTCGGGGTCGGCGTTGAAGGAGTCGTTGAGCAGCGTTGCGCCGCCGACGAGGTCACGTAGTTCCAAGCGCCACTTCGACAGCGAGACCGTGGGCAGCGCTGCCGCGGCCCCATCGAGGGGAACGCCGGCCGCCAGCCCTGCCGCCGCGGCAGCCGACGCGTTGAGCGTCTGGTGAGTGCCCACGAGCGGCAGCCCGACGCGAGCCGAGGTGGCGGCGGTCCGCAGTGTGAAGGACGGCCGGGCGAGCCGGTCAAGGACTACGTCGAGTACGCGAACGTCGGCGTGTTCCGCCTGGCCGAACGTCAGCACCGGGCAGTCGGTGAGCGAGCGCATCGCGACCACCCGGGGATCGTCGGCGCTCAGGACCGCGGTGCCGCCGGGCGCCAGACCCTGCACCAGCTCACCCTTGGCCTGGGCGGTTGCCTCGCGCGACCCGAGATGGCTGAGGTGGGCCTGGCCGACGTTGAGGACGACACCGACGTCGGGCGCGACCAGGCCGGTGAGTTTGGAGATGTCGCCGATGCGGCGGACTCCCATCTCAAGGACGAGGAACCGGGTGGCCGCGTTGGAACGCAGCATGGTGAGCGGCACGCCGAGGTCGTTGTTGAGCGAGCCGATCGTGGCGATCGTCGGCGCGGCGCTCGACAACACGGCCGCCAGCAGGTCCTTGGTGCTGGTCTTGCCGCGGGATCCGGTCACCCCGACGACAGTCAGCCCGTCGCGCAGCCGTGCCACGACGTGGGTGGCGAGCGCCTGCAACGCGGCCTTGGCGTCCTCGACCACGACGGTCGGTAGCGCCGTGGGCCGGGAGCCGAGCACGGCCACCGCGCCGGCCCGGCCGGCCTGGATGGCGTAGTCGTGGCCGTCGACGTGTTCGCCGGCGAAGGCCACGAAGAGGCCGCCCGGCTCGGCCTGCCGGCCGTCGAGCACGGCCGGCGCGGTCACTGTCACGGCGCCGTCGCCCTCGACCGTCCCGCCGACAACTGTGGCGATCTCACCGAGGCTGAGCGGGATCATGCCCGGACCACGCAAGGATCGGCGAAGCACATCAACAACCGTCCGGTCGCTGTGCTGGCGATCGGGGGCGGGCTGGCGAAGTAGAGGATGGCAGAGGCTGATTCGCTGGAACTCATGCCTTCCAGTCAAGAGAGCGTGGTGTTGCCGGCGCGTATGCAGTTTTCGATACGTCGACGATATGTATGTTGCCGGCCGCTACAGGCGCAGGACGATGCTCGTCCTGATCTTCAAGGACGAGTCCCCAGCCCGTAGAGGTGCCGGCGAGGCGAATGCACAACACGTTGCGTGTCGCCCGCAGAGCTCCGGTCGATCCCACGGGCGAAGCCAGCGCGGCCGACCAGCCGCATCCATGCTCGCGCAGGGTGTTGGCCGGCAACGTATCGTCGGCGTATCAAAAAATGCATACGCGCTGGCAACACCACGCTCTCTTGACTGGAAGGCATGAGTTCCAGCGGACCAACACGAGCAGCGGCGTGCCGCACCCGAGCGCCAGCGTCGCCCTCACGGGCTGTCTCGGCAACGGGAATCACAGTCTATGGGTGCGAGCAGGACGAGGCCCTTCTATTCCGAGAAATGGCGCCTCGCTTTGGCATGGCGCCAACCATCACAAAGGAAGCGGTATCTGAAGCCAATATCGACCTGGCAGTCGGGAACCGATACATCAGCATCGGCCACAAGACGCACGTCACCCGTGCCACACTCAGCGCACTGAGCCGCGCCGGTGTGGAGTATCTCTCCACACGAAGCGTCGGATGCAACCACATCGACGTGAGCTACGCGGACAGCGTCGGTATCTCCGTCGGAAACGTGGCGTATTCTCCCGACAGCGTTGCCGACTACACGCTCATGCTGATGCTGATGGCCGTGCGCCACGCGAAGGCCACCGTCCGCCGCACCGATGCTCATGACTACCGGCTGAGTGAGATACGCGGCAAAGAGCTGCGCGACCTGACTGTCGGAGTGGTCGGCACGGGGCGTATCGGCACAGCAGTCATCGACCGATTGCGAGGCTTCGGCTGCCGCGTGCTGGCCTACGGCAATCGCCCCAAGACCCCCGCCGATTACACGCCGATCGACGAGCTGCTTCAGCACAGCGACATTGTCACGCTCCACACCCCGCTCACCGCAGAAACCCGCCATCTCGTCGATCGCCGACGTATCGACCAGATGAAACACGGCGCGTTCATCGTCAACACCGGACGCGGGCCACTCATCGATACCGAAGCCCTTCTATCGGCATTGGAGAGCGGCAGATTGGGCGGCGCGGCGCTGGACGTCCTCGACGGCGAAGAAGGAATCTTCTACACCGACTGCCGGAACAAGCCCATAGAGAACCGCCAGCTGTTGCGACTACAGGATCTGCCGAATGTGCTCATCAGCCCGCACACGGCCTATTACACCGACCACGCGCTGAGCGACACCATCAGAAACAGCCTCATCAACTGCCTCAACTTTGAAAGCGGGAAAACATGGACAGGTTGAAGATCGGCGTCATCTTCGGGGGCTCTTCCGAAGAACACCCCGTCTCCGTCAAGTCCGCCCAAGAGGTCGCAAAGAACCTCGACACCGGTAAATACGAGCCGTACTGGATCGGCATCACGCAGTCCGGTGCCTGGCAGCTCTGTGACTCCCCTGGCACAGACTGGGAGAACACCGACGCTCGGCCGGTCATGCTGTCACCCGACCGAAGCGTCCACGGACTGCTCGTCCTGGAACAGGACCGATTCGAAGTGATCCGTCTGGACCTCGTGCTGCCCGTCCTGCACGGCACACTCGGCGAAGACGGGGCGATCCAGGGCCTGTTGGAGCTCTCTGGCGTCCCCTATGCCGGCTGCGATATCCAGAGCTCTGCCATCTGCATGGACAAATCCCTGACCTACGCCGTCGCCAAGAGCGCGGGCATCGCCACGCCAAATTTCCGGGTGGTCGCGGGAGACGAGAAGGTCGACGCCGAACAGCTTCCTTATCCCGTCTTCGTGAAGCCAGCCCGTTCGGGCTCATCCTTCGGCGTCAGCAAAGTCGCCGGAGCAGAGGACTTGCCGAGTGCGCTGGAGGCCGCACGGCAGTACGACTCGAAGGTCCTGATCGAAGAGGCCGTGGCCGGGAGTGAGGTCGGCTGCGCGATCCTGGGGGACCCATCCACCCCGATCGCGGGCGAGGTGGACCGCGTAGCCCTCTCCCACGGATTCTTCAGGATCCACCAGGAGGAGTCACCCGAGAGTGGTTCGGAGAACTCGACGTTCATCGTTCCCGCCGACATCTCCGAAGAATCGCGTCGGCTCGTCCAAGAGAGCGCCAAGACCATCTACCGCACACTGGGCTGCCAGGGGCTTGCCCGCGTGGACGTGTTCCTCCAGGACGACGGCCAGGTGGTACTCAACGAAGTCAACACCTTTCCCGGCATGACCTCCTACAGCCGCTATCCACGGATGATGGGCGCCGCAGGAATGCCGCTTTCCGACGTCATCGACCGGCTCGTGTCAATGACACTGCACCGGAAAAAGCGATGAACGGCGACTTCGGGTACCTGGACGAGCTGGTGCCCGGCATCCGTTGGGATGCCAAGTACGCCACCGGGGACAACTTCACCGGAAAGCCGGTAGACGGATACCTGGTGAATCGGATAGTCGGCACCAGAGCCTTGTGCGCAGCCCTGGGGCGAGCGCAGGAAAAAGCCGCGTCCCGCGGCTTCGGCTTGCTTGTCTGGGACGGATACCGTCCGCAACGCGCCGTCGACTGCTTCATGCGCTGGTCCGAACAGTCGGAGGACGGCCGGACAAAGCAGCGGCACTACCCCAATATCGACAGGTCCGAGCTTTTCGACAAGGGATACGTGGCTGCCAAGTCAGGCCACAGCCGCGGCAGTTCCGTCGACTTGACGCTCTACACCCTTGCCACCGGAGAAAATGCTTGCATGGGTGGTGAACACGACCTCATGGACTCGATCTCACATCATGGAGCAGCAGGAATAAGACCCATCGAAGCGGAAAACCGCGAGCACCTTTGCTCCGTAATGGAGGACTGCGGATTTGCTCGCTACGCCTGCGAGTGGTGGCACTACACGCTGGAAAGCGAGCCTTACTCAGATGTCTATTTCGACTTTCCCATCACCTGATGGAAGCCTCCCTTACGTCTCACAGTGGGGAAGCCTGGACCGGAACGACGAGGTCGTCATGCGGCGTGCCGCCCCATCCAGGATCGACGTCTTCCTGAGGCGCACCGATCCATCGCAACTGCACGACTGGACCTCCGACGGGTACCACTCGCGCGAGGAGTACCTGTTCTGGTCCCGCAAAGTCTGCGGCTTGGCATGTCTGCAGTCCCTGCTCCACGGCTGGACGGACACCCGACTGCTGATGCGTGAACTCCTTGCGCTGGCCCTCGACTGGGGTTGCTACGTGGTGGAACCCCAGGGCAAGGTCCAAGGACTGATATACCGGCCATTCATGGCTTGGGTCAGCTCACACTTCGGATTCAAATGCCAACTGGTCGAGAACACACCGATTCAAGCATCCGCCCGAGCGGTGCGCCCCGGGCAAGCCCTGATCGCTTCAGTGTCTCCTGAGATTCGCGACCCAAGCACCTATAAACCGCGGCGGGGAGGGCATCTTGTGCTGGTTCATGAGGTCCATGGCGGGACGGTGCGGTTCCATAATCCGTCGGGCTACTCCCACAATGCGGACTCCGCATCGCTGCCCATGCGCGTATTCGAGCGCTTCCACGCAGGACGAGGAATCCTGGTCAGTGTGACACCGTGAGGCCAGGCGAACCGGCACCGCGCGCCGCTGCGAGCGCACGATTGAGGGTCTGCTGAGCCGGCATCAGCCCGGCCCGGGCGGGCGCGGGAGGAGTGTGGTCCCTCACGGCCCGTCCCCCGAGCCGTGGTCGGCCTGAAAGAGCTCCAGTTGAGCTTCTTCGGCGCTGCCGCTGCGGGCTGGAGACCGCTTCGACGATTGACGTCCTGCGGTGGGACTGCCACGGTATCTGCGGACGACCCGCCAGGACGTCAGGCGGGCGGCGCCGCGCTCGACCGGTGCCCGGGCCCGCCGGGGGCCCCGGTGACGCCCGCGCTCAGCCAGGGGCCGGCGCCCTGGGTCGGCGGGATCGGCCAGGACGGAAACGGCCTGGCCCTCACAGATGCGGATGATCCGGTGAGTGCGGGCGCGGTCAGGTCGTGAGCCCGGCCCGACAGCGTGCGGGCGGAATACCCCACGACGGTCGCTGAGATGTACCACGGGGGTCGGGACGCCCCCGTACACAGCCTTCTCCACACCCAGCTCCACCGGCCGGTCCGCGTTGCCGGACCGGTCCGACCCCTGCGGTACGGCGATCACCGGGGCCCTGTTCGCGGCGGTGCCTCACTGCAGTCGGGGCCGACCACTTCGGTGGTGGGCTGCATGACCCTCGGGATCAGGACCAGGGCTTGTTCCGGGCTGCCCGGCATGAAGGTGAAAGCCGGCCGCCCGGTGACTGCCCGCACCTGCACCCCGTGCCGGCGGCGCGTGGGGGAGCAGTCCGCGCGTGAGACTGCGACCCGGTCGCACTCGGCGAGGGCGCCGCCCGGCAGAGGGTCGAGTACGGCAGGACAGATGACCAACGAGGCCCCCCGGGCAGCATGATGGAGACATCAGACATCTCGATCAACAGCCCCGGGGCCTCGCTCGTGGCGGCTCGCAGACCGTCACTTGACGCGGCCACCTCGAAGAGGCTCACCGTCGGCAAAAGCGGGATCACGTCACGGCGGCAAGCCGACGAGCCCCGGGGCGAGAGGGTGATCGCGGTGGTCCCCCGCGCCGCGGCAGCCGTGCGGCACGGACACCGACAGATGCGTCCAAGTGCCCGAAGTCTTCAGTTGGACTCACTCGTGGACATCGACTTGGTTCAGCACGATTGAGATTCGCTGACTTCGTGAGCCGTGTGAGAGGGGCACCTGCGTGGAAATGGTGTTGCGCTACCAGGGGGTGAGGAAGAGCGATGACGATCCCGATCCCTGGCGGACCACGATCCACCCGGGGACGGTGCGCCGAGTGCTCGCCTACTTCCGCCCGCACATCCGCATGGTGGCGCTCTTCGTCGTAGTCGCCACGATGGAGGCGCTGACCGTCGCCGCAACTCCCTTGCTGCTGAGGGAGCTCGTCGACAACGGCATCGTCAAGAACGATCGCGGGGTCGTGATCTTGACGGCCTGCCTGGCCGTCGGCCTTGCCGTGCTGGGCGCGGGGTTGTCGCTGGTGTCCGCCTATATCTCCGGGCGGATCGGGCAGGTGGTCAGCTACGACCTCCGGGTTCAGGCGCTCGACCACGTCCGGCGGCTGCCGCTCGCGTTCTTCACCCGCACCCAGACGGGGGTGCTGGTCGGCCGGCTGCACACCGAACTGATCATGGCACAGCAGCAGTTCAGCGGCTTGCTGATGGCGGCCACCAGTGCGGTCATGGTCGTGGTGGTGCTGGCCGAGCTGTTCTACCTGTCGTGGCTTGTCGGCGTCATCACGCTGGCGCTGGTTCCGATATTCATCGTGCCCTGGGTTCACGTGGGGCGGGTGATACAGCGGCGCACCCAACGGCAGATGGACGAGAACGCCGGCCTCGGCGGACGGCTGCAGGAGCGGTTCAACGTACAGGGGGCGATGCTCTCCAAGCTCTTCGGCCGTCCGGACGAGGAGATGGCCGAATACGCGGATCGTGCCAATAGGATCCGCGAGATCGGCGTGAACCTTGCCGTCTGGGGCCGGATGGCCTTCGTGATGATGACGCTGATGGCCTCGCTCTTCCGCTATCCCACCGCGGAGGAGGTCTCACTGGCGTCTCTGGAGCATCTGCGGACCGATCGCGAGCACGGGAAAGCGACGCCGGATGTCCTGCGCGACGTGAGTTTTCACGTGCAGGCCGGAACCCTCACCGCAGAACTCCCGCCTGGGGCGGCTGTCCCTGGTCGCCGCCTCGATCGACGACGCGGCGGCCTGGTGCTTCCTGGCCACGCTGACGGCCGTGCACACCGGTTCCGGGGCCGCCGACGCTCTGCCCATGATCGGCTACAGCATCCTGTTCACCGCCGTGATGCTGCTCGGAGTGTCCCGGCTGCTGCGGCCGCTGGCGCGGCACGTCGGCCGACAGGGCACGCTGAGCCCCGGCGTGATGTACGTCGTCGTCATCGTCCCGATCGTCTGCGGATACCTCACCGACCTGATCGGGATCTACTCGGTCTTCGGCGGCTTCATCGCCGGCCTGGCCATGCCCCGTGACCCGCAGTTCCGCCAAGCGCTGCACAGCCGGATGATGGATACCGTCTCCACGCTACTGCTGCCCGTCTTCTTCGCCCTGTCCGGCCTCACCACCGACCTGCGGAGCATTTCGGCCGACACCCTGCTGTTCGGCGTCGCCGCGCTCCTGGCGGGACTCGCGGGCAAATACTTCGGCAGCACCCTGGCTATGAAGACACTCCGCTTCAGTTGGCGCGAGGCATTCGCTGTGGGAGGACTGATGAACGCCCGCGGCATGATGATCATCATCTTCATCAACATCGGCTTGGCGCAGGGCCTGATCACCAAGCCGGTGTTCTCCGTTCTCGTCATGGTCGCCGTCATCACGAGCACCGCGGCCCTGCCGCTGTACCGCCGGGCGCTCCCGAAACACCTGGAGATGCACTCGGCAGCGAAGCGCCCACTCCGGCGCCGGCACCACGCCCCCTGACGACAACCGACATGCACTGATGTGCAAGTACCCGCCGGAGGTCCAGACCCATGGTCGGGTCGAGGACATCCCGGCAGCCACCGGCTGGTGGCGGCCAGAACCAGATAGTGAGCCGCCGGGTGGTGACATATCGTCGGCGTATCGAGAATCGCATACGCCCGGGCAACACCCTGCTACATTGACTGGTGGCATGTCCTTCAACCCCTCCAGCGAACCAATGCGACCTGCAGCCCGGAATCCGGTCGTCAGGCCGATCAGCGCCGCCGAGCATATGGCGTTCGTGCGGGCCCAGCGGTCGGTCAGCTTTCTGCAGACCCCGGCGTGGGGCCGCGTCAAGACCGAGTGGCGCAGCGAGTCCCTCGGCTGGTTCGAGGGGCGGCGCCTGGTTGGTGCTGGGCTCGTACTGCACCGCCCGGTGCCGCGGCTCGACCGCTTCACGCTGGCGTATCTACCCGAGGGCCCGGTCATCGACTGGAGCGGCGAGATCGGTGCTTGGCTCGATCCGCTGGCGATCCATCTCAAGGCCCACGGCGCGTTCGCGATCCGGCTCGGCCCGCCGGTGTGCACACACACCTGGAGCGCCGCCCAGGTCAAGGAGGGCATCGCCGACCCGGGCAGCAAACGGCTCACCGACATCTCCGGCCACTGGGCCGACCCGGTCGGTGCCCGCGTGGCCAGCTGGTTCCGGGACGCCGGCTGGCTGCCGCAGAGCCCGGAGGACGGGTTCGGGGTCGGGCATCCACAGTTCAAGTACGAGATCCCGATGGTAGGCAGGACCGAGGACGAGCTGCTCAGGGGCATGAACCAGCAGTGGCGTCGCAACATCAAGAAGGCGGCTAAGGAGGGCGTCGAGGTCACGGTCAGCGACAGGGGCCCGGAGGACCTCAAGGCGTTTCACGACCTCTACGTCCACACCGCCGAGCGCGACCACTTCACACCCCGGCCGCTGCGCTACTTCGAGACCATGTTCGCGGCGCTGAGTGCCGAGGACCCCGAGCGGATCAAGCTCTACCTGGCCCGCCATCAGGGCGACTTGGCCGCCGCTACTCTCCTGGTCCGCGTCGGCACCCACGCCGTGTACGCCTATGGCGCCTCCTCCACCGCGAAGCGCGAGGTGCGCGGCTCCAACGCCTGCCAGTGGGCGATGATCCGCGACTCGCTCGCGGCCGGCTGCGACGTCTACGATCTGCGTGGCATCACCCCCACCCTCGACGCCGACGACCCGCACGTCGGCCTTGTCCAGTTCAAAGTCGGCACCGGCGGCCAGGCGATGCGGTACATCGGCGAGTGGGACCTGCCGCTGCGACCGATGGTTTACCGGGCCTTCGATCTCTATATGAGGCGGCGCGGACGCTGAACCGCACACACGACTCGATCGGTGCGGCGGTCACGACGACTCCCCGAGCCGGATCGCTGTCGCGGGGCATATCGTGGCCGACTCGCGTACGGCGTCGTGGAGTTCGGAGGGCGGAGTGTCATCGAGGAGTTCGACCATGCCGTCCTCGTCCCGCTGGTCGAAGACGTCGGGGCGAGCATCACGCACTGGCCCGAGGCAACACACCTGGGAACGTCGACCTCAACACGCATCATGGTTCTTCCCTGTTTCTCTGTGTGGGGCCCGTCACCAGATGACGGGTATTTACTCGACGCCGTAGACGATGGAGCCCTGCCTGAAGTCGATCTCCCTCCGGGGCACGGCAATCTTCAGGTCGGGAGGTGCCGGAAGAGCTCGGGCAGGACGATCCGCAGTTCGGTACGGGGCGGGCACTGGAAGGGCCGGGGATGACTCCGTTGCGCGAAGGGGACTTGGGAAGGTCACCTCCGCAACGGAGAAGCTTCGTTGCGTGTGGTTGCGCATCCATCCATCGTCGTCTCGCTACTGTGACCTGCGCACTCACAAGATCCCCGGGGCTTTGCAATCGCCCTGCCTGGCTACCGGCGACTGCGATATTCGCGTTACGCCGACGACACCATGCTCGGTGTCGTTTCGTGGGGTGTAGTTGAGGTACGGGGAGGGGTGTGTGCTGGGGATATCCGGGATTGGTTGAGACCGTGTGAGCGCGGGTTCGCGGGGGCGTAGGCCTGCTGGTCTGGGGATGTCTCTTCTTCGTTGAGATCACCTTGGCGTTCCTCAGATAGCGTCAACTCCTAAAGGACCAAGTGTGTTTTCCCTGGTCACAGCCTTCTGCGTCGACCGCTGGGCAGAAAATGAGAGGGGCTACCGGCGGGGTGCGCGGGACCCGTTCGGGGCGGGGCGGCGGTGGGTTTCGGCGAGGTGGTCCAGGCGGACCTGGTCCAGGGACGCCTTGGTGATGCGTTCGGTGCCGTCGAGGATGCTCGTGATCGCGGCTTGGCGGATCAGCCGGGTCAGGCTCCCGATCCTGCCTGCGGTCCTTTGGTGGAGGTAGGCGGTGTGGCGGGGGAGTGTCCCGGCCCGGTGCGCGCGGAGATCGAGTGCGGCTTCTACGCCCGCGATCAGTTCTCTGAAGGGTTCGCGTGTGCCG from Streptomyces sp. NBC_01591 includes:
- the vanA gene encoding D-alanine--(R)-lactate ligase, with protein sequence MDRLKIGVIFGGSSEEHPVSVKSAQEVAKNLDTGKYEPYWIGITQSGAWQLCDSPGTDWENTDARPVMLSPDRSVHGLLVLEQDRFEVIRLDLVLPVLHGTLGEDGAIQGLLELSGVPYAGCDIQSSAICMDKSLTYAVAKSAGIATPNFRVVAGDEKVDAEQLPYPVFVKPARSGSSFGVSKVAGAEDLPSALEAARQYDSKVLIEEAVAGSEVGCAILGDPSTPIAGEVDRVALSHGFFRIHQEESPESGSENSTFIVPADISEESRRLVQESAKTIYRTLGCQGLARVDVFLQDDGQVVLNEVNTFPGMTSYSRYPRMMGAAGMPLSDVIDRLVSMTLHRKKR
- the vanX gene encoding D-Ala-D-Ala dipeptidase VanX; the encoded protein is MNGDFGYLDELVPGIRWDAKYATGDNFTGKPVDGYLVNRIVGTRALCAALGRAQEKAASRGFGLLVWDGYRPQRAVDCFMRWSEQSEDGRTKQRHYPNIDRSELFDKGYVAAKSGHSRGSSVDLTLYTLATGENACMGGEHDLMDSISHHGAAGIRPIEAENREHLCSVMEDCGFARYACEWWHYTLESEPYSDVYFDFPIT
- the vanH gene encoding D-lactate dehydrogenase VanH codes for the protein MSSSGPTRAAACRTRAPASPSRAVSATGITVYGCEQDEALLFREMAPRFGMAPTITKEAVSEANIDLAVGNRYISIGHKTHVTRATLSALSRAGVEYLSTRSVGCNHIDVSYADSVGISVGNVAYSPDSVADYTLMLMLMAVRHAKATVRRTDAHDYRLSEIRGKELRDLTVGVVGTGRIGTAVIDRLRGFGCRVLAYGNRPKTPADYTPIDELLQHSDIVTLHTPLTAETRHLVDRRRIDQMKHGAFIVNTGRGPLIDTEALLSALESGRLGGAALDVLDGEEGIFYTDCRNKPIENRQLLRLQDLPNVLISPHTAYYTDHALSDTIRNSLINCLNFESGKTWTG
- a CDS encoding UDP-N-acetylmuramoyl-tripeptide--D-alanyl-D-alanine ligase; protein product: MIPLSLGEIATVVGGTVEGDGAVTVTAPAVLDGRQAEPGGLFVAFAGEHVDGHDYAIQAGRAGAVAVLGSRPTALPTVVVEDAKAALQALATHVVARLRDGLTVVGVTGSRGKTSTKDLLAAVLSSAAPTIATIGSLNNDLGVPLTMLRSNAATRFLVLEMGVRRIGDISKLTGLVAPDVGVVLNVGQAHLSHLGSREATAQAKGELVQGLAPGGTAVLSADDPRVVAMRSLTDCPVLTFGQAEHADVRVLDVVLDRLARPSFTLRTAATSARVGLPLVGTHQTLNASAAAAAGLAAGVPLDGAAAALPTVSLSKWRLELRDLVGGATLLNDSFNADPDSTRAALDALAAIEGGRRIAVLGEMLELGDDNEAEHRAIGEYAASRADVVVAVGTRPLADGAGERAVALADNAAAVEWLRGRLTAGDVVLVKASRGARLDKVAAALASGPHDVLVGRPMDDR
- a CDS encoding cation:proton antiporter encodes the protein MDDAAAWCFLATLTAVHTGSGAADALPMIGYSILFTAVMLLGVSRLLRPLARHVGRQGTLSPGVMYVVVIVPIVCGYLTDLIGIYSVFGGFIAGLAMPRDPQFRQALHSRMMDTVSTLLLPVFFALSGLTTDLRSISADTLLFGVAALLAGLAGKYFGSTLAMKTLRFSWREAFAVGGLMNARGMMIIIFINIGLAQGLITKPVFSVLVMVAVITSTAALPLYRRALPKHLEMHSAAKRPLRRRHHAP
- a CDS encoding lipid II:glycine glycyltransferase FemX yields the protein MRPAARNPVVRPISAAEHMAFVRAQRSVSFLQTPAWGRVKTEWRSESLGWFEGRRLVGAGLVLHRPVPRLDRFTLAYLPEGPVIDWSGEIGAWLDPLAIHLKAHGAFAIRLGPPVCTHTWSAAQVKEGIADPGSKRLTDISGHWADPVGARVASWFRDAGWLPQSPEDGFGVGHPQFKYEIPMVGRTEDELLRGMNQQWRRNIKKAAKEGVEVTVSDRGPEDLKAFHDLYVHTAERDHFTPRPLRYFETMFAALSAEDPERIKLYLARHQGDLAAATLLVRVGTHAVYAYGASSTAKREVRGSNACQWAMIRDSLAAGCDVYDLRGITPTLDADDPHVGLVQFKVGTGGQAMRYIGEWDLPLRPMVYRAFDLYMRRRGR